One window from the genome of Cloacibacillus sp. encodes:
- a CDS encoding PLP-dependent aminotransferase family protein, with translation MMIFDFIRIDAGCGVALWRQIYDELAAWIEGGAAQAGTRLPSIREMAGGLGVSRSPVENAYAQLLIEGYIESRPKSGYFTARRSKREGGKQSAIGGGGAKNIRCDFRTGRVDPALADIELWSKCLRAALKERGEIISRGEPCGEEALRRELSSYVYKARGVACSWKNIIVGSGTQELLSLLLRAIGGAGTAVIERPGFEQAERVLADNGWQVTTAAGENSLKEALAEARLYIEISSKHAPSPLGETAARRAMLCGWARGTARLIVEDDYNGELRYCNRPMPAMQPLAPENIVYIGSFSQLLLPSVRIAYMALPQTLSADCAAKAELYDQTASKVEQLALATYIKEGHLERHLRRSRKAYLRKSRLMAAALEKYFGAQASFRLLETATSYALRFQEQAHVLRERADAAGIAVDWQPDGASGELLLFFAATPEDKIDESVRALCAAFDIPSQFG, from the coding sequence ATGATGATCTTCGACTTTATCAGGATAGACGCAGGCTGCGGCGTGGCGCTTTGGAGACAGATATACGACGAGCTTGCCGCGTGGATAGAAGGCGGCGCCGCTCAAGCAGGCACTCGTCTGCCTTCGATACGGGAAATGGCCGGAGGCCTTGGCGTAAGCCGCTCGCCGGTTGAAAACGCCTACGCGCAGCTTCTTATTGAGGGCTACATCGAAAGCCGCCCGAAGAGCGGTTACTTCACAGCGCGGCGCTCAAAGCGGGAGGGCGGGAAGCAAAGCGCCATAGGCGGAGGCGGCGCAAAAAACATCCGCTGCGATTTCCGCACGGGGCGCGTTGACCCTGCTCTTGCCGACATAGAGCTGTGGAGTAAATGCCTGAGGGCGGCGCTTAAAGAGCGTGGCGAAATAATATCGCGCGGAGAGCCGTGCGGCGAGGAGGCTCTGCGCAGGGAACTTTCGTCATACGTCTACAAGGCGAGGGGCGTTGCATGCTCATGGAAAAACATTATAGTAGGCTCCGGCACGCAGGAGCTGCTGTCGCTGCTTTTGAGGGCCATCGGAGGTGCGGGCACGGCAGTAATCGAGCGGCCCGGCTTTGAGCAGGCCGAACGCGTGCTTGCGGACAACGGCTGGCAGGTGACGACCGCCGCGGGAGAAAACAGTCTTAAAGAGGCGCTTGCGGAGGCCCGGCTCTATATTGAGATATCGTCGAAGCACGCGCCGAGTCCTCTTGGGGAAACGGCGGCGCGGCGCGCCATGCTCTGCGGCTGGGCGCGGGGCACGGCGCGGCTCATCGTCGAAGACGACTACAACGGCGAACTCCGTTACTGCAACAGGCCTATGCCCGCGATGCAGCCGCTCGCGCCGGAAAACATCGTCTACATCGGCAGTTTTTCGCAGCTTTTGCTGCCCTCCGTACGCATAGCCTACATGGCGCTGCCTCAGACGCTTTCCGCGGACTGCGCGGCGAAGGCGGAGCTTTACGACCAGACCGCAAGCAAGGTGGAACAGCTGGCGCTTGCCACGTACATCAAAGAGGGCCATCTTGAACGCCACCTGAGGCGAAGCAGGAAGGCATACCTCAGAAAAAGCCGGCTCATGGCGGCGGCGCTTGAAAAATATTTCGGAGCGCAGGCCTCCTTCCGGCTGCTGGAGACGGCCACCTCATACGCGCTACGCTTCCAAGAGCAGGCGCACGTGCTGCGGGAAAGAGCTGACGCGGCCGGCATCGCCGTAGATTGGCAGCCGGACGGAGCCTCCGGAGAGCTGCTGCTCTTTTTTGCGGCGACGCCGGAAGACAAGATTGACGAATCGGTGCGCGCGCTCTGTGCGGCATTTGACATACCATCTCAATTTGGCTAA
- a CDS encoding formate C-acetyltransferase/glycerol dehydratase family glycyl radical enzyme, with protein sequence MDKKIMDPQGTASTYMNRISVLKNRVLSTRPEMDLENARILTESFMETGGLPWALRKAKGVYKQCSEKTVKIWEQELIVGCSGSKIRAGILCADTCWSVLNEELDTISTRRYDPFYLREEDRKLFLDVIKPFWNGRSNYEEWLAQIPDDVRALRDNGVIYIDRKAVRGWGETTAGYSDVINKGIKKICDEIKERRSKLDMTVPGDYAKMIYLDALLIAGEGIITLAERYSAEAYRLASEEHDPVRKQELMEIGRICAKVPAYPAETFHEALQSFYFYQICIFMEQNAASYNPGRMDQYLYPFYKADIEAGRLTEDRAQELLDCLWVKFAEPCLFQDKTTAEFAAGYPMFQNVTVGGVDIAGKNAVNELSYMILQATMDVQLYQPSLSVRYSLAKNPNSFLRKIVELIKLGTGFPAFHNDDIGIRMLMNKGVPLREAFDWNPSGCVETNLEGRLRGYTALADINLGSMIEFTMLNGKCRKSGLQISTDSGDPVGFEHFEEFLAALKKQLAYAVHTVVKGSHLIDEIGFNRPVPALSLSFRECVEKCLDYAWGGAKYNTGNGIILIGIADLINSIAAVKHLVYDTKQISMDQLLTALDSNFEHMPEILKLCKDAPKYGNDIEWVDNIAADIFTYIADEIESYKSRFGTMTPGILPVSGNTPFGLEVGALPSGRLAWKPLADGVSPNGGTDFDGPSAVLKSVAKLPHDRFVQGTLLNMKIEPTLFATESGIQNVMALLKTLCSLNIFHVQFNVIDQEKLLDAQKHPEEYQGLLVRVAGYTAYFTELGKDVQDEIIGRTMQSSLSSPLSCG encoded by the coding sequence ATGGATAAAAAAATCATGGACCCTCAGGGCACAGCTTCAACATACATGAATAGAATCAGTGTTTTGAAGAACAGAGTCCTCAGCACGCGTCCGGAGATGGATTTGGAGAATGCGAGGATCTTAACGGAAAGTTTTATGGAAACAGGAGGGCTTCCCTGGGCTCTTAGAAAGGCTAAAGGCGTTTACAAACAGTGCAGTGAAAAAACTGTCAAGATTTGGGAACAGGAATTGATCGTAGGCTGTTCTGGAAGCAAAATCCGTGCAGGTATACTTTGCGCCGATACCTGCTGGTCCGTGCTGAACGAAGAATTAGATACCATAAGTACACGCCGCTATGATCCGTTTTATCTCAGAGAAGAAGACAGAAAACTTTTTTTGGATGTCATAAAACCCTTCTGGAACGGGCGTTCTAATTATGAAGAATGGCTGGCGCAGATACCGGATGATGTGCGCGCTCTCAGAGATAATGGAGTTATTTACATCGACCGCAAAGCCGTTCGCGGCTGGGGTGAAACAACTGCCGGATACAGCGACGTTATCAATAAAGGTATCAAAAAAATATGCGATGAGATAAAAGAACGCAGGTCGAAGCTGGATATGACGGTCCCTGGAGATTATGCGAAAATGATCTATCTTGACGCGCTGCTTATTGCCGGCGAGGGGATCATTACACTGGCGGAAAGATACTCTGCGGAGGCATATCGTCTTGCGTCAGAAGAGCACGACCCAGTGCGTAAGCAAGAATTGATGGAAATAGGACGCATCTGCGCAAAGGTCCCCGCCTATCCTGCGGAAACATTCCATGAAGCGCTTCAGTCATTTTATTTTTATCAAATTTGTATATTCATGGAACAAAACGCAGCAAGTTACAATCCCGGCCGTATGGATCAATATCTTTATCCGTTTTATAAGGCGGACATCGAAGCCGGCCGTCTAACAGAAGACAGGGCTCAGGAGCTGCTTGATTGTCTATGGGTGAAATTTGCGGAACCTTGTCTTTTTCAGGACAAAACAACCGCTGAATTTGCAGCAGGCTACCCAATGTTCCAGAACGTCACCGTGGGCGGCGTGGATATCGCTGGTAAAAATGCAGTGAATGAACTGTCTTATATGATATTGCAGGCAACTATGGACGTCCAGCTCTACCAGCCGTCACTTTCCGTCCGTTACAGCTTGGCAAAAAACCCAAACTCTTTTCTTCGTAAAATTGTCGAACTGATAAAATTAGGGACAGGTTTTCCTGCGTTTCATAACGATGATATCGGCATAAGGATGCTGATGAATAAGGGCGTTCCTTTACGCGAAGCTTTTGACTGGAATCCGAGCGGCTGCGTGGAAACAAATTTGGAAGGACGTCTGAGGGGGTACACCGCCCTTGCCGATATCAACCTCGGCTCTATGATAGAGTTTACGATGCTGAACGGAAAATGCAGGAAGTCAGGACTGCAAATATCGACTGACTCTGGAGATCCTGTTGGATTTGAACATTTTGAAGAGTTTCTTGCGGCTTTAAAAAAACAGCTGGCTTATGCAGTACATACGGTGGTCAAAGGGAGCCATTTAATTGACGAGATAGGTTTTAATCGTCCTGTACCAGCTCTTTCGTTGAGTTTTAGAGAATGTGTTGAGAAATGTTTGGACTATGCTTGGGGCGGAGCCAAATATAACACTGGAAACGGAATAATCCTCATTGGTATAGCAGATTTGATCAACAGTATCGCGGCCGTCAAACATCTTGTTTATGATACTAAACAGATTTCGATGGACCAACTATTGACGGCGCTTGATTCAAACTTTGAGCATATGCCTGAAATCCTAAAACTTTGCAAGGACGCTCCAAAATATGGCAACGACATCGAATGGGTCGATAATATCGCAGCCGATATATTCACCTATATTGCCGATGAGATAGAGAGTTATAAGAGCCGTTTTGGCACAATGACTCCTGGCATCCTCCCAGTTTCCGGCAATACTCCGTTTGGGCTTGAAGTCGGAGCGCTGCCTTCGGGACGTCTTGCGTGGAAACCTTTGGCGGATGGCGTGAGTCCGAATGGAGGCACCGATTTTGATGGTCCGAGCGCCGTATTGAAATCTGTTGCAAAGCTTCCACATGACAGATTTGTGCAGGGGACGCTACTTAACATGAAAATAGAACCTACACTCTTCGCAACAGAGTCGGGCATTCAAAACGTGATGGCGCTTCTTAAAACGCTTTGTTCCCTTAACATCTTTCACGTTCAATTCAACGTAATAGACCAGGAAAAACTTCTTGACGCACAAAAACATCCTGAAGAATATCAGGGACTGTTGGTAAGAGTTGCCGGCTACACCGCATACTTCACAGAATTGGGTAAAGACGTGCAGGATGAAATTATAGGGCGCACAATGCAAAGCTCGCTTTCCTCGCCACTTTCGTGCGGTTAG
- a CDS encoding NAD(P)-binding domain-containing protein has product MTVNVKIGFIGTGGIATALAKGFCTAPEFEGKVYVFDINKERTDCLKKLYPDKIIVAASNQELVNNVDVVFPTLLPKVLEKVAPEINFRKENHVIHIAAGTKISKAAPWFAPAQSVVRAVPLPFAARKIGPVVLFGDDELSCEVLALLGTIVKVKSEKDLEVLAAVTGVMVPYYGLVGEIVRWCMTKDLDFKSALDYTSYMNEALSTLMREDCTEDIEAFMLENTTPGGMNELGWDEMKATDGYGPWRSALEKIGKHYDL; this is encoded by the coding sequence ATGACAGTTAACGTTAAGATCGGGTTTATAGGCACAGGCGGTATAGCTACCGCGCTTGCCAAAGGTTTCTGCACTGCGCCGGAGTTTGAAGGCAAAGTCTATGTCTTTGATATAAATAAGGAAAGAACTGACTGCTTAAAAAAGCTGTATCCGGACAAAATAATTGTTGCAGCATCGAACCAGGAACTTGTAAATAACGTAGATGTTGTTTTTCCAACCCTTCTTCCTAAGGTGCTTGAGAAGGTTGCGCCCGAAATAAATTTTAGAAAAGAAAATCATGTTATACATATTGCAGCCGGCACAAAAATATCAAAGGCTGCTCCGTGGTTCGCTCCAGCTCAGAGCGTTGTTCGTGCGGTCCCGCTTCCTTTTGCCGCAAGAAAGATCGGCCCCGTCGTTCTTTTCGGTGACGACGAATTGAGCTGCGAAGTGCTGGCACTTCTTGGAACTATCGTCAAGGTCAAGAGCGAAAAAGATCTTGAAGTGCTTGCCGCTGTAACTGGCGTGATGGTTCCGTATTATGGCCTCGTAGGAGAAATCGTTAGATGGTGCATGACAAAAGATCTTGATTTTAAGAGCGCTCTGGATTATACCTCCTATATGAATGAGGCGCTTTCAACCTTGATGCGTGAAGATTGTACTGAAGATATAGAGGCCTTCATGCTGGAAAATACTACGCCAGGCGGAATGAATGAACTGGGGTGGGACGAAATGAAAGCGACGGATGGATATGGGCCATGGAGAAGCGCGCTTGAAAAAATCGGCAAACATTACGATCTGTAG
- a CDS encoding aminotransferase class I/II-fold pyridoxal phosphate-dependent enzyme has translation MRDFICDKIKKIKPSGIRRLFDIANEIPDVISLGVGEPDFDTPWHIREEGIYSLNKGRTFYTSNAGLPELREEIAHYMRRKYGISYDPKHEIVLTVGGSEAIDIALRAVLNPGDEVVFPQPCFVSYEPCILLSDGVPVPISLSAETEFRLTPEQLEAAVTPKTKALLISFPNNPTGAVMEREDLEKLVPIIIKNDLLVISDEIYSELSYKAPHVSIASLPGMRERTVVINGFSKSYAMTGWRLGYACAPAQIMEYMVKIHQFGIMSAPTMSQYAAVSALRNGDRDIDMMAASYNQRRRYLMEAFREMQLPCFEPYGAFYVFPDISEFGMGSEEFCTELLKSENVAVVPGNAFGDCGDKHVRISYAYSIEELKEAMTRIARFIGKLRMKTKENSLY, from the coding sequence ATGAGAGATTTCATCTGTGACAAAATAAAAAAAATAAAGCCCTCCGGCATCCGCCGCCTATTTGACATCGCAAACGAGATACCGGACGTCATCTCGCTCGGCGTAGGCGAGCCGGATTTCGACACCCCGTGGCACATCCGCGAAGAGGGCATCTATTCGCTGAACAAGGGACGCACCTTCTACACCTCAAACGCAGGGCTGCCTGAGTTAAGAGAGGAAATTGCGCACTACATGCGCCGCAAATACGGCATAAGCTATGATCCGAAGCATGAGATCGTACTCACCGTCGGCGGCAGCGAGGCCATCGACATAGCGCTGCGCGCCGTCCTTAACCCTGGCGATGAAGTAGTATTTCCGCAGCCCTGCTTCGTCTCATACGAACCCTGCATACTGCTCTCCGACGGGGTGCCGGTGCCGATATCGCTTTCCGCAGAGACAGAGTTCCGCCTTACGCCGGAACAGCTCGAAGCCGCCGTGACGCCGAAGACGAAGGCGCTGCTCATCTCTTTCCCGAACAACCCGACCGGCGCGGTGATGGAGCGCGAGGACCTTGAAAAGCTCGTTCCTATAATAATCAAGAACGACCTGCTCGTCATCTCCGATGAAATATACAGCGAGCTCTCGTATAAAGCGCCTCACGTAAGCATAGCCTCCCTGCCGGGAATGCGCGAGCGCACAGTCGTTATCAACGGCTTCTCAAAATCATACGCAATGACGGGCTGGCGCCTTGGATACGCCTGCGCGCCCGCTCAGATAATGGAATACATGGTAAAGATACACCAGTTCGGGATAATGTCAGCGCCTACGATGAGCCAGTATGCCGCCGTCTCCGCGCTGAGAAACGGCGACCGCGACATCGATATGATGGCCGCCTCCTACAACCAGCGCCGCCGCTATCTGATGGAGGCCTTCCGAGAGATGCAGCTCCCTTGCTTTGAACCCTACGGCGCCTTCTACGTCTTCCCTGACATTTCAGAGTTCGGCATGGGTTCAGAGGAATTCTGCACAGAGCTTTTGAAATCTGAAAATGTAGCCGTCGTTCCCGGCAACGCCTTCGGCGACTGCGGCGACAAACATGTGCGCATCTCCTACGCCTACTCCATCGAAGAGCTAAAAGAGGCGATGACGCGCATAGCAAGATTCATCGGCAAGCTGCGCATGAAAACAAAAGAAAATTCGCTCTATTAA
- a CDS encoding Mrp/NBP35 family ATP-binding protein — protein sequence MANEECTHDCGSCGQKCSEAERPDFSAPANALSDVKKVIGVVSGKGGVGKSLVTSLLASAMQRKGSQCAILDADITGPSIPKMFGVEALASANASGIVPQHSKSGIDMISVNLLVEDKATPVIWRGPAIAGVVKQFWSDVIWSYEDYMFVDMPPGTGDVPLTVFQSLPVDGIIIVTSPQELVSMIVEKAMRMAKEMNIPILGIVENMSYLECPDCGKKLFPFGEGKTAATAEKYGIDFLGQIPISPEIAALCDSGNIEFYIPQTLDAAIKKIESLN from the coding sequence ATGGCAAATGAAGAGTGTACGCATGACTGCGGAAGCTGCGGTCAAAAGTGCTCCGAGGCGGAGCGGCCTGATTTCAGCGCGCCGGCCAACGCGCTGAGCGACGTTAAAAAAGTGATAGGCGTAGTCAGCGGAAAGGGCGGCGTCGGCAAATCGCTCGTCACTTCGCTTCTTGCTTCCGCGATGCAGAGAAAAGGCAGCCAGTGCGCCATTCTTGACGCGGACATCACAGGCCCGTCTATACCTAAAATGTTCGGCGTAGAGGCGCTCGCCTCCGCAAACGCCTCAGGGATAGTGCCGCAGCACTCAAAGAGCGGCATAGACATGATCTCCGTCAACCTGCTCGTAGAAGACAAGGCGACCCCCGTAATCTGGCGCGGCCCCGCTATCGCCGGCGTCGTCAAACAGTTCTGGAGCGACGTAATATGGAGCTACGAAGATTATATGTTCGTCGACATGCCTCCGGGAACGGGCGACGTGCCGCTTACAGTATTCCAGTCGCTCCCCGTAGACGGCATCATCATCGTCACCTCGCCGCAGGAGCTTGTCTCGATGATCGTCGAAAAGGCGATGCGCATGGCAAAAGAGATGAACATCCCCATCCTCGGCATCGTTGAAAACATGAGCTATCTGGAGTGTCCAGACTGCGGCAAAAAACTCTTCCCGTTCGGCGAGGGAAAGACCGCGGCCACAGCGGAGAAATACGGCATAGATTTCCTGGGGCAGATACCAATCTCACCAGAAATAGCCGCCCTCTGCGACTCCGGCAACATAGAATTTTATATCCCGCAGACGCTGGACGCCGCGATAAAAAAAATAGAGTCCCTAAACTAA
- a CDS encoding prolyl-tRNA synthetase associated domain-containing protein, producing MLNISEVYTKAPTDERGELETKVYKLLDELKIPFERVDNDTVESMDECVEISGKLGAEIRKSVFLCDRKKNNFYLVIMPAAKSFNTKVFCEKLDCPRVSFAPAECMSEILGVLPGTASVMSLINDATLRVKVVIDKEVADAEWFACNPGANTTHIKLKTAQMLESFLPSTRHKAVVVEL from the coding sequence ATGCTTAACATAAGTGAAGTATATACAAAAGCGCCTACAGATGAACGCGGCGAGCTGGAAACAAAGGTATATAAGCTGCTAGACGAGTTAAAGATACCCTTTGAGCGCGTAGATAACGATACAGTCGAATCAATGGATGAATGTGTTGAAATAAGCGGTAAGCTGGGCGCCGAAATCAGAAAAAGCGTCTTTCTGTGCGATAGGAAAAAAAATAATTTCTATCTCGTCATAATGCCGGCGGCAAAATCCTTTAACACAAAGGTTTTCTGTGAAAAGCTTGATTGTCCGCGAGTGTCGTTTGCTCCGGCAGAGTGCATGAGCGAGATTTTGGGTGTATTGCCCGGCACCGCAAGTGTAATGAGCCTGATAAACGACGCGACGCTGCGCGTCAAGGTGGTAATTGATAAAGAGGTTGCAGACGCCGAGTGGTTTGCTTGCAACCCCGGCGCAAACACTACTCACATAAAGCTTAAGACCGCTCAAATGTTGGAATCGTTTCTTCCTTCTACGCGCCATAAGGCCGTTGTGGTTGAATTGTAA
- a CDS encoding heme-binding protein, whose amino-acid sequence MDIAKALKMIEKAQTKANEFGASMAFSVFDASQEPVFFYRMDGTENLSAKLASAKALTALKIGADTEKVAYLVKKDSGLLRNIRYETEISLIGGGKLIFDNETLIGAIGVSGGSEDEDIAVASAAISN is encoded by the coding sequence ATGGACATCGCAAAAGCTTTAAAAATGATAGAAAAAGCTCAAACAAAGGCCAATGAATTTGGAGCTTCAATGGCTTTTTCAGTTTTTGACGCAAGCCAGGAACCTGTGTTTTTCTATAGGATGGACGGTACGGAAAACTTAAGCGCCAAGCTGGCGTCTGCAAAAGCTCTGACGGCATTGAAAATTGGCGCTGATACGGAGAAGGTTGCATACTTAGTTAAAAAGGATAGCGGCCTTTTGCGCAATATCCGTTACGAGACGGAGATATCTCTAATAGGCGGCGGGAAGTTGATATTTGATAATGAAACTCTGATTGGCGCCATTGGTGTCAGCGGGGGCTCCGAGGATGAGGATATTGCCGTAGCATCCGCCGCAATATCTAATTAA
- the pdxS gene encoding pyridoxal 5'-phosphate synthase lyase subunit PdxS: MTTNEQIKLNRGLAQMLKGGVIMDVTTPEQAQIAEAAGACAVMALERIPADIRAAGGVSRMSDPMMIRGIQRAVSIPVMAKCRIGHFAEAQILEAIDIDYIDESEVLSPADDRCHIDKTKFRAPFVCGARNLSEALRRIAEGASMIRTKGEPGTGDVVQAVRHMRAVQSELARVSAMRADELFEAAKELAVPCELLFEVHESGRLPVVNFAAGGIATPADASLMMQLGAEGVFVGSGIFKSGNPEKRAVAIVQAVTNYKDAKLLASVSEDLGGAMVGLNESEVALLMAERGK; encoded by the coding sequence ATGACGACAAATGAACAGATCAAACTAAACCGCGGCCTGGCCCAGATGCTCAAAGGCGGCGTAATAATGGATGTCACTACGCCGGAGCAGGCGCAGATAGCGGAGGCGGCGGGCGCCTGCGCGGTGATGGCGCTTGAGCGTATTCCGGCGGATATCCGCGCGGCGGGCGGAGTGTCGCGTATGAGCGACCCGATGATGATAAGGGGCATCCAGCGCGCCGTCTCGATACCGGTGATGGCGAAATGCCGCATCGGACACTTTGCCGAGGCGCAGATACTGGAGGCGATCGATATCGACTATATCGACGAGAGCGAGGTGCTTAGCCCGGCGGATGACCGTTGTCACATCGACAAGACGAAGTTTCGCGCCCCATTCGTCTGCGGCGCGAGAAACCTCTCCGAGGCGCTGCGGCGCATTGCAGAGGGAGCCTCGATGATACGGACGAAGGGGGAGCCTGGCACTGGCGACGTTGTGCAGGCGGTGCGCCACATGCGGGCCGTGCAGTCGGAGTTGGCGCGAGTGTCGGCAATGCGCGCGGACGAACTGTTTGAGGCGGCGAAGGAGCTTGCGGTGCCGTGCGAACTGCTCTTTGAGGTGCACGAAAGCGGCAGGCTGCCTGTTGTAAATTTCGCGGCGGGCGGCATAGCCACTCCGGCGGACGCGTCGCTTATGATGCAGTTGGGCGCGGAGGGCGTCTTTGTCGGAAGCGGCATCTTCAAGTCCGGCAACCCTGAAAAACGCGCGGTGGCTATCGTACAGGCCGTCACAAACTACAAGGACGCAAAACTGCTTGCCTCCGTCTCCGAGGATTTGGGCGGCGCTATGGTTGGGCTCAACGAAAGCGAAGTAGCTCTGCTCATGGCGGAGCGCGGAAAATAA
- a CDS encoding Lrp/AsnC family transcriptional regulator, translated as MDKSKIREEILRLLEQNARYTPKEIAVMLDLDIIEVKNEIEIMEKERVICGYHALVDWDKTDDETISALIELKVSPQRGEGFERIAEKIYQYPEVESLYLMSGGYDFTVILKKATMKEIAHFVASRLAVLEEVQSTVTHIVLMRYKDHGTLFTAPRRDMRMKVTP; from the coding sequence ATGGACAAAAGCAAAATAAGGGAAGAGATACTGCGGCTTCTTGAACAGAACGCCAGATACACTCCAAAAGAAATCGCCGTTATGCTCGACCTTGACATCATAGAGGTAAAAAACGAGATAGAAATAATGGAAAAGGAGCGCGTCATCTGCGGCTACCACGCGCTTGTCGACTGGGACAAGACCGACGACGAAACCATCTCAGCGCTCATCGAGCTTAAAGTTTCCCCCCAGCGCGGTGAAGGCTTTGAGCGCATCGCGGAAAAAATCTACCAGTATCCCGAAGTAGAATCGCTCTACCTCATGTCCGGCGGATATGACTTCACCGTCATACTCAAAAAAGCCACCATGAAGGAGATAGCGCACTTCGTCGCCTCGCGCCTCGCCGTACTGGAAGAGGTGCAGAGCACCGTGACGCACATCGTCCTTATGCGCTACAAGGACCACGGCACGCTCTTCACGGCCCCAAGAAGAGATATGAGAATGAAGGTGACGCCATGA
- a CDS encoding GntR family transcriptional regulator — translation MDPVLNKDDALYTQIYDILKDRIMRVEYYPGSFLTEASVAKELNTSRMPVRVAMRKLESEGWLLADFRKKIRVREITVKDVHEIYQLRQLLEVSALKEIFKKELTWEYSFKFEECLVRLKGSVNDQYQWDFHETAFHREIVKAMESDRIDRIYRNNQDELIRIGMLCNKQPAHYEVMHASIEAFFHAVREKDFDKALEILNKDHIELGYQMGIDRIAELEKLKVRKKSG, via the coding sequence ATGGATCCGGTATTAAATAAAGATGATGCTTTGTATACACAAATCTATGACATATTAAAAGACAGGATCATGCGTGTGGAGTATTATCCCGGTTCCTTTCTGACTGAAGCCTCTGTTGCTAAAGAGCTTAATACCAGCCGTATGCCTGTTCGTGTTGCGATGCGCAAGCTTGAGAGCGAAGGTTGGCTTTTGGCGGATTTTAGGAAAAAAATAAGAGTACGTGAGATCACAGTTAAAGACGTCCATGAAATATACCAGCTGAGACAGTTGCTTGAAGTCTCTGCGTTAAAAGAAATTTTCAAAAAAGAGCTCACATGGGAGTACTCTTTTAAATTTGAAGAATGCCTGGTACGCCTCAAGGGTTCTGTAAATGATCAATATCAATGGGATTTTCACGAGACGGCCTTTCATCGCGAAATAGTTAAAGCTATGGAGAGCGACAGGATAGACCGCATATATAGAAACAACCAGGACGAACTGATACGCATCGGAATGCTGTGTAATAAACAACCGGCCCACTATGAAGTTATGCATGCGAGTATTGAGGCGTTTTTCCATGCTGTCAGAGAAAAGGATTTTGACAAAGCTCTTGAAATTTTAAACAAGGATCACATTGAGCTTGGATATCAGATGGGGATAGACAGAATCGCCGAATTGGAAAAGCTTAAGGTGAGAAAAAAATCCGGCTGA
- a CDS encoding glycyl-radical enzyme activating protein: MVATGQVLRIERSSSYDGEGLRTVIFLKGCPMSCIWCSTPESQKIVNEIGCDDVKCLRCGLCVSLCPNRALSKSAQGVPKMADGKCNGCGECAKNCPTNAISLYGKSMTADEVVAEIAKDELLYFHSGGGFTFSGGEALTQPKFVAEVFKLAMQRGISGTIETSACVPWENIAAVVPLVPKFYVDIKHMDPVRHKELTGLSNEIVLDNIRKIDGCGCDITIRVPVIPTINDGEDNIKATADFCRGLKNISELELLAYHKLGMITYRKLGRKMELNHMEPPSKNDMLQIARRLKLTLPSLSVKINGGEI, encoded by the coding sequence ATGGTCGCAACTGGGCAGGTATTACGTATCGAACGAAGTTCCAGCTATGACGGGGAAGGGTTGCGCACAGTCATCTTTCTCAAAGGCTGTCCTATGTCGTGTATCTGGTGTTCTACACCTGAATCGCAAAAAATTGTCAATGAGATTGGCTGCGATGATGTCAAGTGTCTGCGCTGCGGGCTATGCGTCAGTTTATGCCCTAATAGGGCCTTGAGCAAAAGCGCTCAGGGGGTGCCTAAAATGGCTGACGGGAAATGCAATGGCTGCGGTGAATGTGCGAAAAACTGTCCTACTAACGCGATTTCTTTATACGGCAAAAGTATGACCGCAGATGAAGTCGTGGCGGAGATCGCAAAAGACGAACTCTTATATTTTCACTCTGGAGGCGGCTTTACATTTAGCGGCGGGGAAGCATTGACGCAGCCAAAGTTTGTGGCGGAGGTTTTTAAACTCGCGATGCAGCGAGGTATCTCTGGAACTATTGAGACAAGCGCGTGCGTTCCTTGGGAAAATATTGCCGCGGTCGTTCCTTTGGTACCAAAGTTTTATGTTGATATCAAGCACATGGACCCTGTACGCCACAAAGAACTTACGGGACTTTCAAACGAAATCGTGCTTGACAATATCAGGAAAATTGACGGATGCGGATGCGATATAACCATTAGAGTCCCTGTGATACCAACAATTAATGACGGAGAAGACAATATAAAGGCAACAGCCGATTTTTGCAGGGGATTAAAAAATATTTCCGAGCTTGAACTGTTGGCGTACCATAAACTGGGTATGATAACTTATAGAAAACTTGGAAGAAAAATGGAATTAAACCATATGGAGCCTCCTAGCAAAAACGACATGCTTCAGATAGCACGACGCCTTAAATTGACGCTGCCTAGCCTCTCTGTTAAAATCAACGGAGGTGAAATTTAA